A segment of the Aridibaculum aurantiacum genome:
GGTTTTAGCAACACCAGCGAATCATTGATAGCTAAGAGTGTATCTTTTGTCTGGCGGAGAACGCTATCTCTGAAATGCCTGAAGTTATACGCGGGAATTTGCCTGTATACACTGTCTTTTATCCGTACAGTTACAAGTCTTTTATCTGTTGAAGAGATATTGGAAAAAGCAGGATTTTTGATATCTCTTCCGGCAGCAGTGGCAGTTGGAGGAGGTGTAAGTCCAACCCGCTTTGACGGGGTAAAGAAATAACTTCCATTTTCTAACACATAGAAGATGCGGTAAAATATCCTGTTGGTTGGCATCTTTATCTCAGTAAAACCATTCTGTGGAAGTTGGGGTGATTCTGCAGAAAATACGGTTGTGAAAAAACGGATGCTATCAAATGACCGCTGTACATTCAATTGTATCACATTCGGATATGGGTTTACCCAGCTTACAGTAACCTTTTCTCCTCGTTCTACAACAGTGAAATTAGGTAGTGTGTCCTGGCCAAATGATGAACCGATAGATACAAGTGCAACTAAGAGATATAGGAAGAGATATTTTTTCAATGTACGCTGGATTAGTCGGGCAAAGATAATGGGTGGATACTTTCTAAAATGCTAAGACTTCAGGTGCTAAACTCTGGTTTCCCTGCAGCCCGCCGCTATGAATAAACAATAATTTACTGCCTGCAGGTATGTAGCCAGTTTCAACTAAGTGCTGCGTGGCAAACATGCTTTTACCAGTATAAACAATATCAAGCGGTATGTGGTGAGACAGGTAAAACTGGTTGATGTATTCCAACAATTCTTTTGGATGTTTTCCATAGCCGCCGAAATGATGATCATGATTGATTGCATACTTTGCTACTGCATTTGGTGTTAGTGCCTGTACATCTTGTAGTAGTTGTGCATTTCCTTTCATACTACTAATGCCGATGATATTTTGATAGGCGCCAGCAGCATTTATTAAACCAGCCAGCATAGTACCTGTGCCTACTGCTGCAACTATATGCGTATAGGTTTTTGCATCCTCCACTAACCCTAATATTTCAGCTGCACCTTTAGTACCCGTTTCACCAAAGCCACCTTCATTTACCCAATAGTAATCCTGCTTTTGATATTGTTGCATAATCGATTCTTTGGATCGATATGCTTCGCGTGAAACGAAATGCAGTTGCATGCCATCAGCTTGTGCTTGTAGAAGGGTAGATGAATAAACAGCTGGCGCTTCACCCCTGATAATCCCGATGCATGATAATCCTGCAACCTTACATGCATAAGCCGTTGCAGCTATATGATTTGACCATGCACCGCCAAATGTGGCTAAGGTATTTTTTCCTTGCAGGGCAGCTTCCTTTAGATGATACTTTAGCTTGAACCATTTATTGCCACTAATTACAGGATGAATTGCATCTAGTCGTAATACATTCAATTCAATATTCTTTACTTCTAACCACGAAGCATGGACCGGTTGTATAATGGCTTTATTATAATCTACTGGAATCATTTTTGCATCCCCCAAACTTTTGTTTGCGTCTAACGCAGTATCAATTAGTTTCGCAAAGTTTAAATAATAAATATGCAACCAACACTCGTAATATTAGCTGCAGGTATGGCCAGCCGCTATGGAAGTATGAAACAAACGCAATCCTTCGGCCCATCAGGTGAAACGATAATGGATTATTCTATCTACGACGCTATCCGTGCAGGTTTTGGAAAAGTTGTTTTTATCATCCGCGAAGATTTTGCAGAAAACTTCAAAGCTACATTTGAACCAAAGCTGCAAGGTAAAATAGCTACTGATTATGTTTACCAAAAGATGGACTCATATATTGGAGACCGCCAGGTGCCTGGAGACAGAACAAAGCCTTGGGGTACTGCACATGCAGTATTGTGTTGTAAAGAACAAGTAAAGGAAAACTTTGCTGTGATAAATGCTGATGATTACTATGGCCGCGATGCATTTCAAAAAGCTTATGATTTTTTAACTACTGAATGTAATGACCGTACCTGGGCTATCATTGGCTATGAGCTAAAGAGAACATTGAGCGAGAATGGTAGTGTAAGCCGTGGTGTATGCGAGGTTGATGAGCAGCAGAACCTTGTTTCTATCAATGAAAGAACAAAGATCTACCGCAATGAAGAAGGAAAGATCACTTACGAAGATGAAGGTGGCTTGCATGAAGTAAGTGAAGACAGCAGTGTAAGTATGAACTTCTGGGGTTTTGCGCCTAATGTATTTGATATAACAGAAGCTCAATTCCATGAATTCTTGGATGCTAACATGAGCAATCCAAAATCAGAGTTCTTCATTCCTATTGTTGCTGATAAATACAGCAAAGATGGAAAAGGAGTTATCAAAGTTATTCCTACACAATCGC
Coding sequences within it:
- a CDS encoding 1-aminocyclopropane-1-carboxylate deaminase/D-cysteine desulfhydrase, producing the protein MIPVDYNKAIIQPVHASWLEVKNIELNVLRLDAIHPVISGNKWFKLKYHLKEAALQGKNTLATFGGAWSNHIAATAYACKVAGLSCIGIIRGEAPAVYSSTLLQAQADGMQLHFVSREAYRSKESIMQQYQKQDYYWVNEGGFGETGTKGAAEILGLVEDAKTYTHIVAAVGTGTMLAGLINAAGAYQNIIGISSMKGNAQLLQDVQALTPNAVAKYAINHDHHFGGYGKHPKELLEYINQFYLSHHIPLDIVYTGKSMFATQHLVETGYIPAGSKLLFIHSGGLQGNQSLAPEVLAF
- a CDS encoding sugar phosphate nucleotidyltransferase — protein: MQPTLVILAAGMASRYGSMKQTQSFGPSGETIMDYSIYDAIRAGFGKVVFIIREDFAENFKATFEPKLQGKIATDYVYQKMDSYIGDRQVPGDRTKPWGTAHAVLCCKEQVKENFAVINADDYYGRDAFQKAYDFLTTECNDRTWAIIGYELKRTLSENGSVSRGVCEVDEQQNLVSINERTKIYRNEEGKITYEDEGGLHEVSEDSSVSMNFWGFAPNVFDITEAQFHEFLDANMSNPKSEFFIPIVADKYSKDGKGVIKVIPTQSQWFGVTYKEDAPSVQQSINNLIESGEYPQNLWA